In a genomic window of Pedobacter sp. KBS0701:
- a CDS encoding tRNA-binding protein produces the protein MEQITWNDFERIELRVGTILEAFEFPEARRPAYKVKVDFGEFGIKMSSAQITKHYTLEELPGKQIVGVVNFPKKQIGKFMSEFLVTGFADENGDIVLTTVQSKVPNGSKLI, from the coding sequence ATGGAACAGATTACATGGAACGATTTCGAAAGGATAGAATTAAGGGTTGGGACCATTTTAGAGGCCTTCGAATTTCCTGAAGCCCGAAGACCGGCATATAAAGTAAAAGTAGATTTTGGCGAGTTTGGTATTAAAATGAGCAGTGCCCAGATTACCAAACACTATACATTGGAAGAATTGCCTGGAAAACAGATTGTTGGGGTGGTTAACTTTCCAAAAAAACAGATCGGTAAATTTATGTCAGAATTTTTAGTTACCGGTTTTGCTGATGAAAACGGCGATATCGTATTAACTACAGTGCAAAGTAAAGTGCCTAACGGCAGTAAACTTATCTAA
- a CDS encoding glycoside hydrolase family 130 protein produces MNKIALRLFLLVVFLPLAFATNAQGLFPKWALGPFIRPENVNPIISPKTESLFFDPMSKQKIAWEAGDVFNPAAVGYKNKIYVLYRGEDRSGIGIGKRTSRIGIAESSDGIKMKRNPEPVLYPDEDNQKASEWPGGCEDPRIAVTAEGLYVMLYTQWNRNIFRLAVATSKDLKHWTKHGAAFSKAYNGKFKDLKCKSGSIVTRVENGKQVIAKINSKYMMYWGERFMNIATSADLINWEPALNAKGDLDLIVKPRKNYFDSDLTECGPPAIVTDKGILVLYNGKNRGDAERDTNYVANTYSAGQVLFDLKNPSKVIARLDQPFFVPTAPFEKSGQYPSGTVFIEGLVYFKKKWFLYYGCADSRVAVAIYDPAAKK; encoded by the coding sequence ATGAACAAAATCGCTTTACGCTTATTTCTTCTTGTAGTTTTTCTTCCGCTGGCCTTTGCAACAAATGCCCAGGGTCTATTTCCCAAATGGGCGCTAGGACCATTTATACGACCGGAAAATGTAAATCCTATTATTTCGCCAAAAACTGAAAGTCTTTTCTTCGACCCAATGAGCAAACAAAAAATTGCCTGGGAAGCGGGCGACGTATTTAATCCGGCAGCTGTCGGATACAAAAATAAAATATATGTACTTTATCGCGGAGAAGACCGCTCAGGTATTGGTATTGGCAAGCGTACCTCGAGAATAGGTATAGCGGAAAGTAGTGATGGCATTAAAATGAAAAGGAATCCGGAGCCTGTGCTCTATCCTGATGAAGACAATCAGAAAGCATCCGAATGGCCGGGTGGTTGCGAAGACCCGCGAATTGCGGTAACCGCAGAAGGATTGTATGTCATGCTGTATACCCAATGGAACCGGAATATATTCCGGTTGGCTGTAGCCACTTCCAAAGATTTGAAACACTGGACTAAACACGGTGCTGCGTTTAGTAAGGCCTATAATGGTAAATTTAAGGATCTAAAATGCAAATCTGGTTCTATTGTAACCAGGGTAGAAAATGGCAAACAGGTAATTGCCAAAATAAACAGCAAATATATGATGTATTGGGGCGAACGTTTCATGAATATTGCTACTTCAGCCGATCTTATCAACTGGGAGCCTGCTTTAAATGCAAAAGGTGATTTGGATTTAATTGTGAAACCCCGAAAAAATTATTTCGATAGCGACCTGACCGAATGTGGTCCACCAGCAATTGTTACCGATAAAGGTATTTTAGTTTTATACAACGGTAAAAACAGGGGCGATGCCGAAAGGGATACCAATTATGTAGCCAATACCTATTCGGCCGGGCAGGTGTTGTTCGATTTAAAAAATCCCTCAAAAGTAATAGCGCGGCTCGATCAACCCTTTTTCGTACCTACTGCACCTTTTGAAAAAAGCGGCCAATACCCGTCAGGCACGGTTTTTATTGAAGGGCTGGTTTATTTCAAAAAGAAATGGTTTTTATACTACGGCTGTGCCGATAGCCGGGTGGCAGTAGCCATTTATGATCCTGCTGCTAAAAAATAA
- a CDS encoding xylulokinase — MYLLGIDLGTSSIKVAIVDVTTQKNIATAQYPEEETAIKSLQSGWAEQSPDDWWQNVQQAILKLNSTGLFDPKEIKSIGIAYQMHGLVVVDKNQQVLRDSIIWCDSRAVELGNSAFEAIGHDKSLKHLLNSPGNFTASKLAWVKANEPDIYSRIDKIMLPGDFIAMKLTGEITTSISALSEGIFWDFENHEISKDVMEYYGISDNLIPTIKPLFSEHGYLKADIAQSLNLPAGIPVAYKSGDQPNNALSLNVLKPGEVAATAGTSGVIYGVSDGPTYDKQSRVNTFAHVTYSSEKKHTGVLLCINGTGSMYRWAKHNFAPQSTYADLNILASKASIGSNGLKVLPFGNGAERMLNNQYTGAELLGIDLNLHNQSDIFRAIQEGIAFSFRYGLDIMRENGMQPKVIRAGRANLFLSDVFAQTFVDVTGIAVELYENDGSVGAALGAGIGAKIFKSAEEAFSNHEVIKTLIPQHSAEYEAIYQDWKKILEKQLAIG, encoded by the coding sequence ATGTATTTATTAGGGATTGATTTAGGTACCTCATCCATAAAAGTTGCCATTGTTGATGTAACTACACAGAAAAATATAGCCACCGCTCAATATCCGGAGGAGGAAACAGCCATCAAATCTTTACAGTCTGGCTGGGCAGAACAATCACCTGATGATTGGTGGCAAAATGTTCAACAGGCCATCCTTAAATTAAATTCAACAGGTCTTTTTGATCCAAAAGAAATTAAATCTATTGGTATTGCATACCAAATGCACGGCTTGGTTGTTGTAGATAAAAACCAGCAGGTGCTACGTGACAGTATTATTTGGTGCGACAGCAGAGCTGTTGAACTGGGCAATAGTGCTTTTGAGGCAATTGGGCATGACAAATCCCTGAAACATTTATTAAACTCTCCCGGAAACTTTACGGCATCAAAACTGGCCTGGGTAAAAGCAAATGAGCCAGACATCTATAGCCGCATTGATAAGATAATGCTCCCTGGCGATTTTATCGCCATGAAATTAACCGGAGAAATTACTACATCTATTTCGGCTCTCTCTGAAGGCATTTTCTGGGATTTTGAAAACCACGAAATTTCTAAAGATGTAATGGAGTATTATGGCATTTCTGACAACCTCATCCCAACCATAAAACCCTTATTCTCGGAACATGGCTATTTAAAAGCCGATATTGCCCAGTCTTTGAACTTACCAGCTGGCATTCCCGTTGCCTATAAATCAGGCGATCAGCCGAACAATGCGCTTTCTCTAAATGTATTAAAACCTGGGGAAGTTGCGGCCACAGCCGGAACATCTGGAGTAATTTACGGCGTAAGCGATGGGCCTACTTATGATAAACAATCGAGAGTGAATACTTTTGCGCACGTAACCTATTCATCAGAAAAAAAGCATACCGGGGTTTTACTTTGTATTAATGGTACAGGCAGCATGTACCGCTGGGCAAAACATAATTTCGCGCCACAGTCTACTTATGCAGACCTGAATATCCTGGCGTCGAAAGCGTCAATAGGTAGTAACGGTTTAAAAGTACTTCCCTTTGGAAACGGCGCAGAACGGATGTTAAACAACCAATATACAGGCGCAGAGTTATTGGGCATAGATTTAAACCTCCACAATCAATCAGATATCTTCAGGGCCATACAAGAGGGGATAGCCTTCTCTTTCCGTTATGGATTGGATATCATGCGGGAAAATGGCATGCAGCCTAAAGTCATCCGGGCCGGAAGGGCCAACCTGTTTTTAAGCGATGTATTTGCACAAACTTTTGTAGATGTTACGGGCATTGCGGTTGAACTTTACGAAAACGATGGTAGTGTAGGCGCAGCCTTAGGTGCGGGTATAGGCGCCAAAATTTTTAAAAGTGCAGAGGAAGCTTTTAGCAACCACGAAGTAATTAAGACTTTAATACCACAACATTCAGCTGAATATGAAGCAATCTATCAGGATTGGAAAAAAATATTAGAAAAACAATTAGCAATTGGTTAA
- the xylA gene encoding xylose isomerase produces the protein MTKVVTGATEFFKGIEQIKFEGLESDNPLAFRWYDANKVVAGKTMSEHFKFACAYWHSFNGNGADPFGGATHIFPWDEKKDAVERAKDKMDAAFEFITKMQIPYYCFHDVDVVDYSDDIAENERRLQALVEYAKQKQADSGVKLLWGTANLFSHKRYMNGASTNPDFHVLAHGAAQVKAALDATIALGGENYVFWGGREGYMSLLNTNMKREQEHLAKFLHAAKDYARKQGFKGTFFIEPKPCEPSKHQYDYDAATVKGFLQQYDLLADFKLNLEVNHATLAGHTFQHELQVAVDNGLLGSIDANRGDYQNGWDTDQFPNDINELTETMLIILEGGGLQGGGVNFDAKIRRNSTDQKDLFYAHVGGMDIFARALVTADAILQKSDYKKVRADRYASFDSGKGAEFEQGKLSLEDLRNYAAENGEPEVRSGKQEYLENLINRYI, from the coding sequence ATGACAAAAGTAGTAACAGGAGCAACAGAATTTTTTAAAGGCATTGAGCAGATCAAGTTTGAAGGTCTGGAAAGTGATAATCCACTAGCATTTAGATGGTACGACGCCAACAAAGTAGTAGCAGGCAAAACCATGAGCGAGCATTTTAAGTTTGCTTGTGCTTACTGGCATTCATTCAACGGTAATGGTGCTGATCCATTTGGAGGAGCAACGCACATTTTCCCATGGGATGAAAAGAAAGATGCTGTAGAAAGGGCAAAAGATAAAATGGATGCAGCCTTTGAATTTATCACGAAAATGCAGATCCCATATTATTGTTTCCATGATGTAGATGTGGTAGATTATAGCGACGATATTGCTGAAAACGAACGCAGATTACAAGCCCTTGTTGAATATGCAAAGCAAAAACAAGCAGATAGCGGTGTAAAACTATTATGGGGAACAGCCAATTTATTTAGCCATAAGCGTTACATGAATGGTGCATCTACCAATCCTGATTTTCATGTGCTGGCACACGGAGCTGCCCAGGTTAAAGCAGCTTTAGATGCAACTATTGCTCTTGGTGGCGAAAATTATGTTTTCTGGGGAGGAAGAGAAGGCTATATGAGCTTATTAAATACCAACATGAAACGTGAGCAGGAGCACCTGGCTAAATTCTTACACGCCGCTAAAGATTATGCACGCAAACAGGGCTTTAAAGGAACATTCTTTATTGAACCGAAACCATGCGAGCCTTCTAAACACCAATATGATTACGACGCGGCAACAGTAAAAGGCTTTTTACAACAATATGATCTGTTGGCTGACTTTAAACTAAATTTAGAAGTAAACCATGCAACACTGGCAGGTCATACTTTCCAACATGAATTACAGGTTGCGGTAGATAATGGCCTGTTAGGTTCTATCGATGCAAACCGTGGCGATTATCAAAATGGCTGGGATACCGATCAGTTCCCGAACGACATTAATGAACTAACCGAAACCATGTTAATCATTTTAGAAGGTGGTGGCTTACAGGGTGGAGGTGTAAACTTCGACGCGAAAATCCGCCGTAACTCTACTGATCAGAAAGACCTATTCTATGCGCATGTAGGTGGAATGGATATCTTCGCAAGAGCATTAGTGACTGCAGATGCCATTCTTCAAAAATCTGATTACAAAAAAGTAAGGGCCGACCGTTATGCTTCATTTGATAGCGGAAAAGGTGCCGAATTTGAACAGGGAAAACTAAGTTTAGAAGATTTAAGGAATTATGCTGCAGAAAATGGCGAACCAGAGGTTCGCAGCGGAAAGCAGGAATATCTCGAAAACCTAATTAACAGGTATATTTAA
- a CDS encoding ABC transporter permease has translation MNTSFYIARRYLFAKKSTNAINLISGISMVGVMVGSAALIIILSVFNGLETVVLNMFDTITPQIAITPAKGKTFNPDTSYFNQLRKNKDIAAFTEVLQENALLKYNNKQAVGMVKGVSSDYLKNSKLDSTIKEGHFILHNKSGDNAVIGSALQSYLAVNTVDPFTELEIYSPKKDIAANTLNPADDFVVKNIRVSGVFEVQQDFDNGIIVPLDFARELLGEDKKVSAIEINLQPDVDVDDFKREIIEKVGKDYEVRNQAEQNKSLYHILNTEKWAVYIILTFILIIAIFNIIGSLTMLVIDKVKDVAILSSLGAGKKLIKRIFLFEGMMITMSGCVLGLIIGLIFYYFQHTYGFIKMGDEVNKTLVSSYPIALKWKDFVLVFVTVGIFSFLASALSSNLSVKKIDQINQTI, from the coding sequence GTGAATACATCGTTTTATATTGCCAGAAGGTATCTTTTTGCCAAGAAATCAACCAATGCCATTAACCTGATATCAGGCATATCTATGGTAGGTGTAATGGTTGGCAGCGCTGCTTTAATTATTATTCTATCGGTATTTAACGGTTTAGAAACAGTGGTATTAAATATGTTTGATACCATTACCCCACAAATTGCCATTACACCGGCTAAGGGCAAAACATTTAATCCGGATACAAGCTATTTTAATCAGCTCAGAAAAAATAAAGATATTGCTGCTTTTACCGAGGTGCTGCAAGAAAATGCTTTACTAAAATACAACAACAAGCAGGCTGTTGGAATGGTTAAAGGGGTAAGTTCAGACTATTTGAAGAACAGCAAATTAGATAGTACTATTAAGGAAGGCCATTTTATATTGCACAATAAGAGTGGCGATAACGCAGTAATTGGATCTGCTTTACAAAGTTATTTGGCCGTCAATACAGTTGATCCCTTTACAGAGCTGGAAATTTATTCACCAAAGAAGGATATCGCGGCCAATACCTTAAATCCTGCCGACGATTTTGTGGTGAAGAACATCCGGGTAAGCGGCGTTTTTGAAGTACAACAAGATTTCGATAATGGTATCATAGTTCCACTCGATTTTGCCCGTGAACTTTTAGGCGAAGATAAAAAAGTGTCTGCAATAGAGATCAATCTCCAGCCCGATGTCGACGTAGATGATTTTAAAAGGGAAATAATCGAAAAGGTTGGTAAAGATTACGAAGTCAGAAATCAGGCCGAACAAAATAAATCACTCTACCATATTTTAAATACCGAAAAATGGGCAGTATATATTATTCTTACTTTTATCCTGATTATTGCTATATTTAATATCATAGGGTCGTTAACCATGTTAGTAATTGATAAGGTGAAGGATGTTGCCATTCTGAGCAGTTTAGGCGCGGGCAAGAAATTAATCAAACGTATATTTTTATTTGAGGGCATGATGATCACCATGTCTGGCTGTGTGCTTGGCCTGATTATTGGCCTCATATTTTATTATTTTCAACACACCTACGGTTTCATCAAAATGGGCGATGAAGTAAACAAAACACTGGTAAGTTCTTATCCGATTGCACTAAAATGGAAAGATTTTGTTTTAGTTTTTGTTACGGTAGGCATCTTTTCATTTTTGGCATCTGCTTTGTCATCCAATTTAAGTGTTAAAAAGATAGATCAAATTAATCAAACTATATAA
- a CDS encoding sodium/sugar symporter yields MKVTDYIIFLAYFAIVAIYGFWIYHRKKQKQMSSKDYFLAEGSLTWWAIGTSLIASNISAEQFVAMSGDGFKMGLAISTYEWMAAATLVIVATFFIPVYLKNKIYTMPQFLSQRYNGTVAMIMAVFWLLLYVVVNLTSILYLGALAVSSISGIGFWYCMMGLAIFAVIIALGGMKVIGYTDVIQVAFLIFGGLATTYLALNLVSDHFGGHGVLDGLSFLREKAPDHFHMIFKKDSANYASLPGMTVLLGGMWIVNLNYWGCNQYITQRALGADLKTARAGILFAAFLKLLMPLIVVLPGIAVYMLYQEKTGIDVNSMMPGGELRPDRAYPTLLSILPTGLKGLSFAALTAAIVASLAGKINSISTIFTLDIFKKHINLEASEKKLVSTGRVVVIVAMAIAIAISPFLGIDKKGGFEFIQEYTGFVSPGIFAMFILGFFWKKTTSNAALFATIGGFGLSVLLKFLPGMMDLSFLHDFGFSVANADGIYEIPFLDRMGIVFVVCIVVMFAISMFENSKGDKSNGLEVDSSMFKVHPSFAVGSIIVFGILVALYSTFW; encoded by the coding sequence ATGAAAGTCACAGATTACATTATTTTTCTAGCCTACTTTGCCATTGTAGCAATTTACGGTTTCTGGATTTACCATCGTAAAAAACAAAAGCAGATGAGCAGCAAGGATTATTTTCTTGCAGAAGGTTCACTTACCTGGTGGGCAATTGGCACATCTCTAATTGCCTCGAACATTAGTGCCGAGCAATTTGTAGCCATGAGTGGCGATGGATTTAAAATGGGATTAGCCATTTCTACTTACGAGTGGATGGCTGCTGCAACATTGGTAATTGTTGCTACATTTTTTATTCCCGTATATCTTAAAAATAAGATCTACACCATGCCCCAATTTCTAAGTCAACGTTACAATGGTACCGTAGCCATGATTATGGCTGTGTTTTGGTTATTGTTGTATGTTGTGGTAAACTTAACCTCAATCTTGTATCTGGGTGCTTTAGCTGTAAGCAGTATTTCGGGTATTGGCTTTTGGTATTGTATGATGGGATTAGCCATTTTTGCCGTAATTATAGCATTAGGTGGTATGAAAGTAATTGGTTACACGGATGTAATCCAGGTAGCATTTTTAATTTTCGGCGGTTTAGCAACTACTTATTTAGCGCTTAATTTAGTAAGTGATCATTTTGGTGGCCACGGCGTATTAGATGGTTTATCGTTCTTAAGAGAAAAAGCACCAGACCATTTCCACATGATATTTAAGAAAGACAGTGCGAATTATGCTTCATTACCTGGCATGACGGTATTGCTTGGCGGGATGTGGATTGTAAACTTAAACTATTGGGGTTGTAACCAGTACATCACCCAGCGTGCATTAGGTGCTGATCTCAAAACAGCCAGGGCAGGTATTTTATTTGCTGCGTTTTTAAAGCTGCTAATGCCACTAATTGTGGTTTTGCCGGGTATTGCAGTATATATGTTGTACCAGGAAAAAACAGGTATCGATGTAAATTCAATGATGCCTGGAGGAGAACTTCGTCCAGATCGGGCTTACCCTACTTTATTGAGTATTTTACCAACAGGATTAAAAGGTTTATCTTTTGCGGCTTTAACCGCAGCAATTGTTGCCTCACTGGCCGGTAAAATTAACAGTATCTCTACCATTTTTACTTTAGATATTTTTAAGAAACACATTAATCTAGAAGCCAGTGAGAAAAAACTGGTAAGTACCGGACGCGTGGTTGTAATTGTTGCAATGGCTATCGCAATCGCTATTTCGCCATTCTTAGGTATCGATAAAAAAGGTGGTTTTGAATTTATTCAGGAGTATACAGGTTTTGTAAGTCCTGGTATTTTTGCCATGTTTATTTTGGGCTTCTTCTGGAAAAAAACCACTTCAAATGCAGCCTTATTTGCTACTATAGGTGGTTTTGGTTTATCGGTATTGTTAAAATTCTTACCAGGAATGATGGATTTGTCTTTCCTTCACGATTTTGGATTCTCGGTAGCCAATGCAGATGGAATCTACGAAATACCTTTCTTAGATAGAATGGGCATTGTATTTGTAGTTTGTATTGTAGTGATGTTTGCCATTAGTATGTTCGAAAACAGCAAAGGCGATAAATCTAATGGTTTAGAAGTAGATTCTAGCATGTTCAAAGTTCATCCTTCGTTTGCCGTTGGATCAATAATTGTGTTCGGAATTTTAGTTGCGCTTTATTCGACTTTCTGGTAA
- a CDS encoding GDP-L-fucose synthase, translating to MEKNAKIYVAGHRGMVGSAIYRKLQKEGYENIITKTSDELDLRNQQAVTDFFAEEKPDYVFLAAAKVGGIVANNTYRADFLYENLAIQNNVIHNAYLNNVKKLMFLGSSCIYPKMAPQPLKEDYLLTGTLEPTNEPYAIAKIAGIKMCDAYRDQYGCNFISVMPTNLYGFNDNYHPQNSHVLPALIRKVHEAKANNEKEVVVWGSGSPMREFLFADDLADACYFLMQNYNEPHLINIGTGHDVTIKDLALLIKDVLGFDGELVFDASKPDGTPRKLMDVSKLHNLGWKHKIELKEGIALAYQDFESRY from the coding sequence GTGGAAAAAAACGCAAAAATATATGTTGCAGGTCATCGTGGTATGGTGGGTTCGGCCATTTACCGTAAACTGCAAAAAGAAGGTTACGAAAATATTATTACCAAAACTTCAGATGAACTGGATTTGCGCAACCAGCAGGCGGTTACTGATTTCTTTGCTGAAGAAAAACCGGATTATGTTTTTCTTGCAGCAGCAAAAGTTGGCGGCATTGTAGCGAACAACACTTACAGGGCCGATTTTCTTTACGAGAACTTAGCCATTCAGAATAATGTGATCCATAATGCCTATTTAAATAATGTTAAGAAGCTGATGTTTTTAGGTTCAAGCTGTATTTACCCTAAAATGGCTCCGCAGCCATTAAAAGAAGATTACCTTTTGACCGGAACTTTAGAACCTACCAACGAACCTTATGCGATTGCAAAAATTGCAGGGATTAAGATGTGCGATGCTTATCGCGATCAATATGGCTGTAATTTTATCTCGGTAATGCCAACAAATTTATATGGCTTTAATGATAACTATCATCCTCAAAATTCGCATGTTTTACCAGCTTTGATCCGTAAGGTACATGAAGCAAAAGCAAACAATGAAAAAGAAGTAGTGGTTTGGGGTTCAGGGTCACCTATGCGCGAATTTTTATTCGCCGACGATTTAGCAGATGCCTGTTATTTCTTAATGCAAAACTATAACGAACCACATCTGATTAATATTGGTACCGGACATGATGTAACCATCAAAGACCTGGCTTTATTGATCAAAGATGTTTTAGGTTTTGATGGAGAATTGGTGTTCGATGCCAGCAAACCAGACGGCACGCCGCGTAAATTAATGGATGTGAGTAAACTCCATAACCTGGGATGGAAGCATAAAATTGAGCTTAAAGAAGGTATTGCCCTGGCTTATCAGGATTTTGAAAGCCGGTACTAA
- a CDS encoding hydrogen peroxide-inducible genes activator translates to MTLVQLEYIVAVDTYRSFVTAADKCFVTQPTLSMQVQKLEELISVKIFDRSKQPVSPTEIGAQIIAQARIILQESGKIKELINSQQQDVLGELRIGVIPTIAPYLLPEVISAMLDKYPELKLLIWEYTTEDIIHHLKTGVLDCGILATPLTDPNIIETPLYYENFVSYISKNSKLYKKKAVDAEDLNDENIWLLNEGHCMRNQVLNICRSTKNNRLQGLEYNTGSVETLVRMVDLNGGATLLPELAIAELNAKQTSKIRHFKSPEPVREISLVTHKNFIKKRMLNALKDEILEIIPKAMKQKKKKDIVGI, encoded by the coding sequence ATGACTTTAGTTCAGCTAGAATATATTGTTGCCGTAGATACTTATAGAAGTTTTGTAACTGCTGCTGATAAATGTTTTGTAACCCAGCCTACCTTAAGTATGCAGGTACAAAAATTGGAAGAACTAATTAGTGTTAAAATTTTCGACAGGAGCAAACAGCCTGTAAGTCCGACAGAAATTGGTGCGCAGATTATTGCGCAGGCCAGAATTATTTTACAAGAAAGTGGTAAAATTAAAGAGCTGATCAATAGTCAGCAGCAAGATGTTCTGGGCGAATTAAGAATTGGTGTGATCCCTACCATTGCACCGTATCTTCTTCCTGAAGTGATTTCGGCCATGTTGGATAAATACCCGGAGTTAAAACTATTAATCTGGGAATACACTACAGAAGATATTATTCATCACCTAAAAACCGGTGTGCTGGATTGCGGTATTTTAGCCACACCACTTACAGACCCGAACATTATAGAAACTCCGTTATACTATGAAAATTTTGTAAGCTACATTAGCAAAAACAGTAAACTGTACAAAAAGAAAGCGGTTGATGCTGAAGACCTGAACGATGAAAATATCTGGTTGTTAAACGAAGGCCATTGTATGCGTAACCAGGTTTTGAATATCTGCCGTTCTACAAAAAATAACCGTTTACAGGGTTTAGAATATAATACCGGTAGTGTAGAAACTTTGGTGAGGATGGTCGATTTGAACGGTGGTGCAACCTTGCTCCCTGAGTTGGCAATTGCAGAATTAAATGCCAAGCAGACCAGTAAAATACGTCATTTTAAATCGCCTGAACCTGTGCGCGAGATCAGCTTGGTCACACATAAAAACTTCATTAAAAAACGGATGCTTAATGCTTTAAAAGATGAGATTTTAGAAATTATCCCAAAAGCGATGAAGCAGAAAAAGAAAAAAGATATTGTTGGAATATAA
- a CDS encoding nucleoside deaminase — translation MSFYNFENTDPEEEDIHYMKLALEEAKKALAEDEIPIGAIVVSKNRIIGRGYNLTERFNDVTAHAEMQAFTSAAQTIGGKYLRDCTLYVTIEPCVMCAGASYWTQIGRIVYGAREEKRGFISKNASLLHPKTVLKGGVMAEECGVLMKDFFAKKR, via the coding sequence ATGAGTTTTTACAATTTCGAAAATACCGATCCGGAGGAAGAAGACATTCATTATATGAAACTGGCTCTGGAAGAAGCCAAAAAAGCTTTAGCTGAAGATGAAATTCCGATCGGGGCCATTGTGGTCAGTAAAAACAGGATTATTGGCCGCGGATACAATTTGACAGAGCGTTTTAACGATGTTACTGCCCATGCCGAAATGCAGGCTTTTACCTCAGCAGCCCAAACCATCGGTGGGAAATATTTACGGGATTGTACCTTATATGTAACCATCGAGCCTTGCGTAATGTGTGCCGGGGCAAGTTACTGGACACAGATTGGCCGCATTGTGTATGGTGCCAGAGAAGAAAAAAGAGGATTTATCTCCAAAAATGCAAGCCTGCTGCACCCTAAAACTGTGCTAAAAGGAGGCGTAATGGCTGAGGAGTGCGGAGTACTCATGAAGGACTTCTTTGCGAAGAAGAGGTAA
- a CDS encoding superoxide dismutase yields MAFELPALHYATDALEPHIDKTTMEIHHDKHHQAYVTNLNKALEGKPEATSSIEEIVKHISKFPAAVRNNGGGHYNHSLFWNILGPNKGGEPTGDLAKAINETFGSFADLKTKLQEAGATRFGSGWAWLSVGADKKLQVSSTPNQDNPLMDVAEVKGTPILGIDVWEHAYYLKYQNKRPDYLAAIWNVINWDAVAELYKKAL; encoded by the coding sequence ATGGCTTTTGAATTACCTGCGTTACATTACGCAACCGATGCATTAGAACCGCATATTGATAAAACTACCATGGAAATCCACCATGATAAACACCATCAGGCTTATGTTACCAATTTAAACAAAGCGTTAGAAGGTAAACCAGAGGCGACTTCAAGTATCGAGGAAATTGTAAAACACATTTCAAAATTCCCTGCTGCTGTTAGAAACAATGGTGGTGGTCACTATAACCACTCTTTATTCTGGAACATTTTAGGCCCAAATAAAGGTGGTGAGCCAACTGGCGATTTAGCTAAAGCAATTAACGAAACTTTCGGTTCGTTTGCTGATCTTAAAACTAAATTACAAGAAGCTGGTGCTACCCGTTTTGGTTCTGGTTGGGCCTGGTTATCGGTAGGTGCTGATAAAAAACTTCAGGTTTCTTCTACACCAAACCAGGATAATCCTTTAATGGATGTTGCTGAAGTAAAAGGAACACCAATTTTAGGTATCGATGTTTGGGAACACGCATATTACTTAAAATACCAGAACAAACGCCCTGATTATTTAGCGGCAATCTGGAATGTAATTAACTGGGATGCTGTTGCTGAGCTTTATAAAAAGGCTTTGTAA
- the trmB gene encoding tRNA (guanosine(46)-N7)-methyltransferase TrmB, whose protein sequence is MGKDKLRRFAEIETFANVYQLEQGKALKGNWASAHFKNANPIVLELACGKGEYSVNLARLFPDKNFIGIDYKGNRIWRGAKTAIEDGIDNVAFLRIQIENLLDYFNEGEIDEIWITFPDPQPQDSREKKRLTFPAFLNRYKVVLKPGGHVNLKTDNDQLYAYTCEKVAELSLPVHKNTNHLYTSDLVDEVLSIKTYYEKKYLLHDKNINYIQFSFE, encoded by the coding sequence TTGGGTAAAGATAAACTTAGGCGTTTTGCAGAAATCGAAACATTTGCGAACGTATATCAATTAGAACAAGGAAAGGCCTTAAAAGGGAATTGGGCTTCAGCACATTTTAAAAATGCTAATCCGATTGTGCTCGAACTGGCATGTGGCAAAGGTGAATATTCGGTAAATCTGGCCAGGTTATTTCCGGATAAGAATTTCATCGGCATTGATTATAAAGGTAACCGCATTTGGCGCGGGGCCAAAACAGCTATTGAAGACGGGATCGATAATGTGGCTTTTTTAAGGATACAGATTGAAAATTTGTTGGATTACTTTAACGAAGGAGAAATTGATGAGATCTGGATTACCTTTCCTGATCCGCAACCACAGGATAGCCGTGAGAAAAAACGTTTAACTTTTCCCGCATTCTTAAACCGTTATAAAGTTGTTTTAAAACCGGGTGGTCATGTTAATTTGAAAACAGATAACGACCAACTGTATGCTTACACCTGCGAAAAGGTTGCAGAATTAAGTTTACCTGTGCACAAAAATACCAATCATTTATATACTTCAGATCTGGTTGATGAAGTATTGTCGATCAAAACCTATTACGAGAAAAAATACTTGTTACACGATAAGAATATTAATTATATTCAATTTTCTTTTGAATAA